The following are encoded together in the Streptomyces sp. NBC_01465 genome:
- a CDS encoding rhodanese-like domain-containing protein, producing the protein MIETISPAELNLRDLDKTYVLDVRAPGEYAAGHIPGAINVPLDSLGELVPDLREASARRELVVVCAAGSRSATACERLAAADVRATGLTGGTQAWQAAGLPVDTAPHEGRAVWAMDRQVRFTAGMLVLTGLAVGLRAPRARLISAGVASGLVYSGLSNTCGMAAVLGKLPFNRPSSATLDSTRRALRD; encoded by the coding sequence GTGATCGAGACCATCTCCCCCGCCGAGCTGAACCTGCGCGACCTGGACAAGACGTACGTCCTCGACGTCCGGGCCCCCGGCGAGTACGCCGCCGGACACATCCCCGGCGCGATCAACGTCCCCCTGGACAGCCTTGGCGAGCTCGTGCCCGACCTGCGCGAGGCCTCGGCCCGCCGTGAACTCGTGGTCGTCTGCGCCGCGGGCAGCCGGTCCGCCACCGCCTGCGAACGACTGGCGGCCGCCGACGTCAGGGCCACCGGCCTGACGGGCGGAACCCAGGCCTGGCAGGCGGCCGGCCTTCCCGTCGACACCGCCCCGCACGAGGGACGCGCCGTCTGGGCGATGGACCGCCAAGTCCGTTTCACCGCAGGGATGTTGGTGCTGACCGGCCTCGCCGTCGGCCTGCGCGCACCGAGGGCACGGCTCATCTCTGCCGGGGTGGCTTCGGGCCTGGTCTACTCGGGACTGAGCAACACCTGCGGCATGGCTGCGGTCCTCGGCAAACTGCCTTTCAACCGCCCCTCGTCCGCGACGCTGGACTCCACCCGGCGCGCACTGCGCGACTGA
- a CDS encoding metal-sensitive transcriptional regulator, whose product MSGNQEAMTPVLNRLRRAQGQLAAVITMIEAGRDCKDVVTQLAAVSRALDRAGFKIIASGMRDCINTADGEQPPLTEAELEKLFLALA is encoded by the coding sequence ATGAGCGGCAACCAGGAAGCGATGACTCCCGTCCTCAACCGGCTGCGCCGCGCCCAGGGGCAGTTGGCCGCGGTGATCACCATGATCGAGGCGGGCAGGGACTGCAAGGACGTGGTCACTCAGCTGGCCGCCGTCTCCCGCGCCCTGGACCGCGCCGGATTCAAGATCATCGCCTCCGGCATGCGGGACTGCATCAACACGGCAGACGGCGAGCAACCACCGCTCACCGAGGCCGAGTTGGAGAAGCTCTTCCTGGCACTGGCCTGA
- a CDS encoding polysaccharide lyase 8 family protein gives MTSGTTRRTVLVGAAALSTALALPAIPALAATGDAAALRTRWHTLLTGGPGLDLTDPRIAAAVARIGKTATTTAKGLDPTRTDGLWPDLTSTTLSNHVTTSFKRIATIATAWAVPGTPQYGDAATAQLLLASLDWMLTHRYGPGMTRFDNDWDWEIGSALALNDAAVLLYDALGTERLTRITDAVRSYTPDPNLWRVDRQIATGANRVWISTVVAVNAVLSDDGAALTRVRDALSDVEGGGANSVLAFNDRTGGADGTGEGFYSDGSFLQHYKHPYNGGYGKELLNNLSRLLNLLASSEWTVTDPDLDNVRRWVDDGFDPLIARGDVMASVCGREIARPSKQGHVSAQTVIEAVLRLIPGFPGETADRFTALVKQWITEDTYRDFLAATDLASLVAAQQVLAGPVPARGPLVTHKQHPLMDKAAHHRPAFALGISAYSTRIYNYESIQNENLHAWHLSDGMVLLYTDDLGHYSEDYWPTVDPTRLPGITVVAGRPADADGQRTTSTADWAGGTALPGTTLGAYGMELRAYGSSLRALKSWFCLDDVIACVGSGITADAGTVETIVENRKLRDPAAPLTVNGSPASTAPGTADLDAVRWLHVEGTGGYVFPQPARVRTLREQRTATWREINLKYGTDTPVTRPYLTLWHDHGTAPSDAGYFWLQAPAASAARTGQLAAAPPVRAVATTTAVHAVRRCADGLLAANFWAAGRAQELTADGPASVLLRPQGKTVTVSLSDPTQLRAQVVVDLALRGLKVLSADPGVRTEPTPDGIRVTADTAGLRGATLTLTLTRS, from the coding sequence ATGACATCAGGCACCACCAGACGCACCGTCCTCGTGGGCGCGGCCGCACTCTCCACCGCCCTCGCCCTGCCCGCGATACCGGCCCTCGCCGCCACCGGTGACGCCGCGGCCCTCCGCACCCGCTGGCACACCCTCCTCACCGGAGGCCCCGGACTCGACCTGACCGACCCCCGGATCGCCGCCGCCGTGGCCCGGATCGGCAAGACGGCGACCACCACGGCGAAGGGGCTCGACCCGACGCGCACCGACGGTCTGTGGCCGGATCTGACGAGCACCACGCTCTCCAACCACGTCACCACCTCCTTCAAGCGCATCGCCACGATCGCCACCGCCTGGGCCGTGCCCGGCACCCCCCAGTACGGGGACGCGGCCACCGCTCAGCTGCTCCTGGCCTCGCTGGACTGGATGCTGACGCACCGCTACGGGCCCGGCATGACGCGGTTCGACAACGACTGGGACTGGGAGATCGGCTCGGCGCTCGCCCTCAACGATGCCGCCGTCCTGCTGTACGACGCCCTCGGTACGGAACGGCTGACCCGTATCACCGACGCCGTCCGCTCGTACACGCCCGACCCGAACCTCTGGCGCGTCGACCGCCAGATCGCGACCGGCGCCAACCGGGTGTGGATCTCCACGGTCGTCGCCGTCAACGCCGTCCTGAGCGACGACGGCGCCGCGCTGACCCGGGTCCGTGACGCGCTCTCGGACGTGGAGGGCGGCGGAGCCAACAGCGTCCTGGCCTTCAACGACCGTACGGGCGGCGCCGACGGGACCGGCGAGGGCTTCTACTCCGACGGCTCCTTCCTCCAGCACTACAAGCACCCCTACAACGGCGGCTACGGCAAGGAGCTCCTCAACAACCTCTCCCGGCTGTTGAATCTGCTCGCCTCCTCCGAGTGGACCGTCACCGACCCGGACCTCGACAACGTCCGCCGCTGGGTCGACGACGGCTTCGACCCGCTGATCGCGCGCGGTGACGTGATGGCCTCGGTGTGCGGACGGGAGATCGCCCGCCCCAGCAAGCAGGGCCATGTCTCCGCGCAGACGGTCATCGAGGCGGTGCTGCGGCTGATCCCCGGCTTCCCCGGGGAGACCGCGGACCGCTTCACCGCGCTGGTCAAGCAGTGGATCACCGAGGACACCTACCGCGACTTCCTGGCCGCCACCGACCTGGCCTCGCTGGTGGCAGCGCAGCAGGTCCTCGCGGGTCCCGTCCCCGCACGCGGCCCGCTGGTCACGCACAAGCAGCACCCGCTGATGGACAAAGCGGCGCACCACCGCCCCGCCTTCGCGCTCGGCATCTCCGCGTACTCGACCCGTATCTACAACTACGAGTCGATCCAGAACGAGAACCTCCACGCCTGGCACCTCTCCGACGGCATGGTGCTCCTCTACACCGACGACCTCGGCCACTACAGCGAGGACTACTGGCCGACCGTCGACCCGACGCGCCTGCCCGGCATCACGGTGGTCGCCGGGCGCCCCGCCGACGCGGACGGGCAGCGCACCACGTCGACCGCGGACTGGGCGGGCGGCACCGCGCTGCCGGGGACGACGCTCGGTGCGTACGGCATGGAGCTGCGCGCGTACGGGAGTTCACTCCGCGCGCTGAAGAGCTGGTTCTGTCTGGACGACGTGATCGCGTGCGTGGGCTCGGGGATCACCGCGGACGCGGGCACGGTCGAGACGATCGTGGAGAACCGCAAGCTGCGGGACCCGGCCGCGCCCCTCACCGTCAACGGCTCCCCCGCGTCCACCGCCCCCGGCACCGCCGACCTCGACGCGGTGCGCTGGCTGCACGTGGAGGGCACGGGCGGTTACGTCTTCCCGCAGCCGGCCCGCGTCCGGACGCTGCGCGAGCAACGCACCGCGACCTGGCGGGAGATCAACCTCAAGTACGGGACAGACACCCCTGTCACCCGCCCGTACCTGACGCTCTGGCACGACCACGGCACGGCCCCGTCCGACGCCGGCTACTTCTGGCTCCAGGCGCCCGCCGCCTCCGCCGCCCGCACCGGGCAGCTGGCCGCCGCCCCGCCGGTGCGTGCCGTCGCCACGACGACCGCCGTGCACGCGGTGCGCCGCTGCGCCGACGGGCTGCTCGCGGCGAACTTCTGGGCGGCGGGCCGGGCGCAGGAACTGACCGCCGACGGACCGGCATCGGTCCTGCTGCGGCCGCAGGGCAAGACGGTGACCGTCTCCCTCTCCGACCCCACACAGCTGCGCGCGCAGGTGGTCGTCGACCTGGCGCTGCGCGGCCTCAAGGTTCTCTCGGCCGATCCGGGCGTACGGACCGAGCCCACCCCCGACGGCATCCGCGTCACCGCCGACACGGCCGGCCTGCGCGGCGCGACCCTCACCCTCACTCTGACAAGGAGCTGA
- a CDS encoding oxygenase MpaB family protein encodes MSDADPGLFGPDSVTWQVHADPVMWIGGIRALYLQALHPRAVRGVMENSDFRRDAWGRLMRTAGFVGTITYGTTDAAEKAGARIRKIHSRLGATDSRTGERYGVDEPDLLLWVHCAEVDSYLQVLRRSGYPISRAQADRYVDEHRQGARLVGLDPDGVPSSTAELAAYFEKVRPELAAGADAREVDDFLRRPPIHALLVPAREVIWRRVAALAYASLPPYAHELYGRSAPAPEAVSRQLTVTGNLLRCIPGRMRWQLPPGHILKAMTRLGPDARPAPYKLPGRAAILDEPGRAKRHNGGDSTRWRTPG; translated from the coding sequence ATGAGCGACGCGGACCCGGGACTCTTCGGCCCCGACTCGGTGACCTGGCAGGTGCACGCGGACCCGGTCATGTGGATCGGCGGAATCCGGGCCCTGTACCTCCAGGCGCTTCATCCCCGGGCCGTGCGCGGGGTCATGGAGAACTCGGACTTCCGGCGCGACGCCTGGGGGCGGCTGATGCGTACCGCCGGGTTCGTCGGGACCATCACCTACGGCACCACCGACGCCGCCGAGAAGGCCGGCGCCCGCATCCGGAAGATCCACAGCAGGCTCGGGGCCACCGACTCGCGGACGGGAGAGCGGTACGGCGTCGACGAACCCGACCTGCTCCTGTGGGTGCACTGCGCGGAAGTCGACTCCTACCTCCAGGTCCTGCGCCGCTCCGGCTACCCGATCAGCAGGGCGCAGGCCGACCGCTACGTCGACGAACACCGCCAGGGCGCACGCCTCGTCGGCCTCGACCCGGACGGGGTTCCCTCCAGCACCGCCGAACTGGCCGCGTACTTCGAGAAAGTACGGCCCGAACTCGCCGCCGGTGCGGACGCCCGCGAAGTCGACGACTTTCTGCGGCGGCCCCCGATCCATGCCCTGCTCGTCCCGGCGCGTGAAGTGATCTGGCGGCGCGTGGCAGCCCTCGCGTACGCCTCCCTGCCCCCTTACGCCCATGAGCTGTACGGCAGGAGCGCGCCCGCCCCAGAAGCCGTCAGCCGTCAACTCACCGTCACGGGAAACCTCCTGCGCTGCATCCCCGGGCGTATGCGCTGGCAGCTGCCCCCAGGTCACATTCTGAAAGCAATGACGCGCCTGGGCCCCGACGCGCGGCCTGCCCCGTACAAACTCCCGGGCCGGGCAGCCATACTGGACGAGCCGGGGAGGGCGAAGCGACACAACGGGGGCGACAGCACGAGATGGCGGACACCAGGCTGA
- a CDS encoding phytoene desaturase family protein, whose translation MHAPTRDAYDVVIVGGGHNGLVAAAYLARAGRSVLVLERLGRTGGAAVSTRPFAGVDARLSRYSYLVSLLPQKIVRELGLDFAVRERTVSSYTPALRDGRPTGLLVGGGEDRTRASFAALTGSDREYASWQRFYGTMRHVAERVFPTLTGPLPTRAALRSRIGDDDAWRMLFEEPLGVAVEREFADDLVRGVVLTDALIGTFADAHDPSLAQNRCFLYHVIGNSTGDWNVPVGGMGALTDALAAAARDAGAEIVTGREATRIETDGTRAEVTFRDDSTETAVAARHVLVNASPQALAELVGDEPADPAEGAQLKVNMLLRRLPRLRDRSVDPREAFAGTFHIAEGYGQLGTAYEEAASGRLPSAPPSEIYCHSLTDPSILGPELAAEGYQTLTLFGLHTPARLFAQDNDTARDELLKSTLAQLDAHLDEPIADCLALDEDGRPCIEAKTPLDLERDLRLPGGNIFHRALAFPYADESTGRWGVETAHANVLLCGAGAVRGGGVSGIPGHNAAMAVLEGTP comes from the coding sequence ATGCACGCACCCACTCGTGACGCGTACGACGTCGTGATCGTCGGCGGTGGCCACAACGGTCTGGTCGCCGCCGCCTACCTGGCCCGCGCAGGACGCTCCGTCCTCGTCCTGGAGCGCCTCGGCCGGACCGGCGGAGCCGCCGTCTCCACCCGGCCCTTCGCCGGGGTCGACGCACGCCTCTCCCGCTACTCGTACCTCGTCAGCCTCCTGCCGCAGAAGATCGTCCGCGAGCTCGGGCTCGACTTCGCGGTACGGGAGCGCACCGTCTCCTCGTACACCCCGGCCCTGCGCGACGGCCGCCCCACCGGCCTGCTCGTCGGCGGGGGAGAGGACCGCACCCGCGCCTCCTTCGCCGCGCTCACCGGCAGCGACCGCGAGTACGCCTCCTGGCAGCGGTTCTACGGAACGATGCGCCACGTCGCCGAACGGGTCTTCCCCACCCTGACAGGGCCGCTTCCCACCCGCGCCGCACTCCGGTCGCGCATCGGTGACGACGACGCCTGGCGGATGCTCTTCGAGGAGCCCCTTGGGGTTGCCGTCGAGCGCGAGTTCGCCGACGACCTGGTCCGCGGCGTCGTCCTCACGGACGCCCTCATCGGCACCTTCGCCGACGCCCACGACCCGTCACTCGCCCAGAACCGCTGCTTCCTCTACCACGTCATCGGCAACAGCACCGGCGACTGGAACGTCCCCGTCGGCGGCATGGGCGCCCTCACCGACGCCCTCGCCGCGGCCGCGCGCGACGCGGGCGCGGAGATCGTCACGGGCCGCGAGGCCACCCGTATCGAGACCGACGGGACCCGCGCCGAGGTCACCTTCCGCGACGACAGCACCGAGACGGCGGTCGCCGCCCGGCACGTCCTGGTGAACGCCTCGCCGCAGGCCCTGGCCGAGCTCGTCGGCGACGAACCCGCCGACCCGGCCGAGGGCGCCCAGCTCAAGGTCAACATGCTGCTGCGCCGGCTGCCCCGACTCCGCGACCGCTCCGTCGACCCGCGCGAGGCCTTCGCGGGAACCTTCCACATCGCCGAGGGATACGGGCAGTTGGGGACCGCGTACGAGGAGGCCGCCTCCGGCCGGCTCCCGAGCGCGCCGCCCTCGGAGATCTACTGCCACTCCCTGACCGACCCCTCGATCCTGGGCCCCGAACTCGCCGCCGAGGGCTACCAGACCCTCACTCTCTTCGGCCTGCACACCCCCGCACGCCTCTTCGCGCAGGACAACGACACGGCCCGCGACGAGCTCCTGAAGTCCACCCTCGCGCAGCTCGACGCCCACCTCGACGAGCCCATCGCCGACTGCCTGGCCCTCGACGAGGACGGCCGCCCCTGCATCGAGGCGAAGACCCCGCTCGACCTGGAGCGCGATCTGCGGCTGCCCGGCGGAAACATCTTCCACCGGGCCCTCGCCTTCCCGTACGCGGACGAGTCGACCGGCCGCTGGGGCGTCGAGACCGCGCACGCGAACGTCCTGCTCTGCGGTGCGGGCGCGGTCCGCGGCGGCGGCGTCAGCGGCATCCCCGGCCACAACGCCGCCATGGCCGTACTGGAGGGGACCCCCTAA
- a CDS encoding FAD-dependent oxidoreductase, protein MKVIVIGGVAGGMSAATRLRRLDEQAEIVVLERGAHVSYANCGLPYFLGGAIEERDALLLQTPESLDARFRIDVRVRHEAVAVDRASRTVRVREVAGGRTYEESYDRLVLSPGARPFVPDLPGIERARTLRDVTDADRIAGDLGAGARTAVVVGGGFIGVEAAENLRERGLDVTLVELADQVLAPLDPEMAAPVAARLREHGVRVELGAQLDKVLPDSVVLADGRTLPADLVLLSIGVRPETALAVEAGLEIGPRGGIAVDASGRTSDPEIYAVGDAAEKRDALTGDSVLVPLANLANRHGRLVADAIAGRKVTARPATSTAVVKVFDLTAAATGWNEKRLRAAGHPYQAVHLHPGSHAGYYPGASPIALKLLFDPRDQRILGAQAVGTDGVDKRIDVIATAMAGGLTAPDLADLELAYAPPYGSAKDPVNMAGLIADNLTTGTVRTVQWHELDAGDGATVLDVRTRDEHAQGAIPGAVNIPLDELRDRAAELPEGELIVHCQVGLRGHNAQRLLAGLGRDAANLDGGYATWAAAHTTV, encoded by the coding sequence ATGAAGGTCATCGTGATCGGAGGCGTGGCCGGCGGTATGTCCGCCGCGACGCGTCTGCGCCGTCTCGACGAGCAGGCCGAGATCGTCGTGCTGGAGCGCGGCGCCCACGTCAGCTACGCCAACTGTGGCCTTCCGTACTTTCTCGGCGGCGCGATCGAGGAACGTGACGCGCTGCTCCTGCAGACCCCCGAGTCGCTCGACGCCCGCTTCCGCATCGACGTGCGCGTACGGCACGAGGCCGTCGCCGTCGACCGCGCCTCCCGTACCGTCCGCGTGCGCGAGGTGGCGGGCGGCCGCACGTACGAGGAGTCGTACGACCGCCTCGTCCTCAGCCCCGGCGCCCGCCCCTTCGTCCCTGACCTGCCCGGCATCGAGCGCGCCCGGACGCTGCGGGACGTGACGGACGCCGACCGGATCGCCGGGGACCTCGGCGCGGGCGCCCGCACCGCGGTCGTCGTGGGCGGCGGTTTCATCGGGGTCGAGGCCGCGGAGAACCTGCGCGAGCGCGGTCTTGACGTCACCCTCGTCGAGCTCGCCGACCAGGTCCTCGCCCCGCTCGACCCCGAGATGGCGGCACCGGTCGCCGCCCGGCTGCGCGAGCACGGCGTGCGGGTCGAGCTGGGCGCACAGCTCGACAAGGTCCTGCCGGACTCCGTCGTCCTCGCCGACGGCCGGACGCTGCCGGCCGATCTGGTCCTGCTCTCCATCGGCGTACGGCCCGAGACCGCTCTGGCGGTGGAGGCCGGCCTGGAGATCGGGCCGCGCGGCGGCATCGCGGTGGACGCTTCCGGGCGCACCAGCGACCCGGAGATCTACGCGGTCGGCGACGCCGCCGAGAAGCGCGACGCCCTCACCGGTGATTCCGTACTCGTACCGCTGGCCAATCTCGCGAACCGGCACGGCCGGCTCGTCGCGGACGCCATCGCGGGGCGCAAGGTGACCGCCCGGCCCGCCACATCGACCGCCGTGGTCAAGGTCTTCGACCTGACGGCCGCCGCGACAGGGTGGAACGAGAAGCGGCTGCGCGCCGCCGGCCACCCGTACCAGGCGGTCCATCTGCACCCGGGCTCGCACGCCGGGTACTACCCCGGCGCCTCCCCCATCGCGCTGAAGCTGCTCTTCGACCCGCGCGACCAGCGGATTCTCGGCGCCCAGGCGGTCGGCACCGACGGCGTCGACAAGCGGATCGACGTCATCGCCACCGCGATGGCGGGCGGCCTCACCGCACCCGATCTCGCCGATCTGGAGCTGGCGTACGCCCCGCCGTACGGATCGGCCAAGGACCCCGTGAACATGGCAGGCCTGATCGCGGACAACCTCACCACCGGCACGGTCCGCACCGTGCAGTGGCACGAACTCGACGCCGGTGACGGGGCGACAGTCCTGGACGTACGCACACGCGACGAGCACGCCCAGGGTGCGATCCCCGGCGCGGTCAACATCCCCCTCGACGAACTGCGCGACCGCGCGGCCGAGTTGCCGGAGGGCGAACTGATCGTTCACTGTCAGGTGGGCCTGCGCGGCCACAACGCCCAGCGGCTCCTCGCCGGTCTCGGCCGTGACGCCGCCAACCTCGACGGCGGCTACGCCACCTGGGCCGCCGCCCACACCACCGTCTGA
- a CDS encoding acetylxylan esterase gives MLFDMPLDRLRDYRPEPEEPADFDAFWEKTLTETQRHPLDAQFARHESGLATVDVFDVTFSGWGGQPVKAWLMLPRVRSGPLPAVVQYIGYNGGRGIPYSWLTWSALGYAHLVMDNRGQGGGGKNTADTPDIAPEGHGSSSPGFLTSGIEDPYRHYYRRLITDAVRAVDAVKAHPEVDSSRVAVLGGSQGGGLTLAVAGLRDDVVAAVADVPFLSHYRRASQITDSGPYAEIARWLSGHRFSVERAMETLSYFDAVNFAARATCPAWFSVGLMDKVCPSSTVFAAYHRYAGPAEIEVFPYNGHEGGAEYDLPRKLAALRGVFG, from the coding sequence TTGCTGTTCGACATGCCCCTGGACCGGCTGCGCGACTACCGGCCGGAGCCGGAGGAGCCCGCGGACTTCGACGCGTTCTGGGAGAAGACCCTTACTGAGACGCAGCGCCACCCGCTGGACGCCCAATTCGCCCGGCACGAGAGCGGGTTGGCGACCGTCGACGTCTTCGACGTGACGTTCAGCGGCTGGGGCGGGCAGCCTGTGAAGGCGTGGCTGATGCTGCCGCGCGTCCGCAGCGGGCCGCTGCCTGCCGTCGTCCAGTACATCGGCTACAACGGGGGCCGGGGCATCCCGTACTCCTGGCTGACCTGGAGCGCGCTGGGCTACGCCCATCTGGTGATGGACAACCGGGGCCAGGGCGGCGGCGGCAAGAACACCGCCGACACCCCCGACATCGCCCCCGAGGGGCACGGCTCCTCGTCCCCCGGCTTCCTCACCAGCGGCATCGAGGACCCCTACCGGCACTACTACCGTCGGTTGATCACCGACGCCGTGCGGGCCGTCGACGCGGTCAAGGCCCACCCCGAGGTGGACTCCTCGCGCGTCGCGGTACTCGGCGGCAGCCAGGGCGGCGGGCTGACGCTGGCCGTCGCCGGACTGCGGGACGACGTGGTGGCGGCCGTCGCCGACGTACCGTTCCTCTCCCACTACCGGCGCGCCTCGCAGATCACCGACAGCGGCCCCTACGCGGAGATCGCCCGCTGGCTCTCGGGCCACCGCTTCTCGGTGGAGCGGGCGATGGAGACCCTGTCGTACTTCGACGCGGTCAACTTCGCCGCCCGCGCGACCTGTCCGGCCTGGTTCTCGGTGGGCCTGATGGACAAGGTCTGCCCGTCCTCGACGGTCTTCGCCGCCTACCACCGCTATGCGGGCCCCGCGGAGATCGAGGTCTTTCCGTACAACGGGCACGAGGGCGGCGCCGAGTACGACCTGCCGCGCAAACTGGCCGCGCTGCGGGGGGTCTTCGGTTAG
- a CDS encoding serine/threonine-protein kinase, which translates to MADTRLIHGRYRLLDLIGRGGMGEVWRATDESLGRRVAVKCLKPLGPQQDQSFTRVLRERFRREARVAAALQHRGVTVVHDFGEDDGVLYLVMELLDGRNLSQLLEANKQHPLPVADVVDIAQQVSAALAYTHEQGIVHRDLKPANIMRLTDGTVKICDFGIARLGHDIGFTSRLTGTGIAMGTPHYMSPEQISGGHVDHRSDLYSFGCVLYEISTGVPPFDLDDAWAVLVGHRDTIPEPPRTHRAELPEYFNRAVLDLLAKSPEERPEDARDLGRRLAAGYHAGNTPGHTLPAQQLPALPALRAPEQRPEQPPSRAPRLPSWTRGMTTGHKATGTRTLTPTPPDHAAALTGEWTTPASPRSGTPVQPPRTEHPTPSPERLAVLASQHNAGLSLSRLGRWNEAGEVHRTVAAEREQLLGPDHPDTLSSHYEVGFTLSRTGLAADALREFSRVADGRERSLGADHPETLGARQEMAYVLGQLGRHFEAHQVYVAVLAARERTVGPDHADTLRCRHNLAFNLSRLGRLEDSYRMAHEVASARARVLGATHPDTLVTRYEVAYALGQLGRWPEALQTYREVAAARERALGPDHPDTLAARYEVGISLGRLGRSAEALELYRTLVDDRTRVHGPNHPETLRARHGLGVNLGRLARWEEALTEARDVCAIRERVLGADHPDTLVSRREVAVGLGWLGRWGDALAVYRTVAESRERVLGADHPDALASRNDEAHCLEQLGRGPEAVELYRRVAALRQQRGSGAH; encoded by the coding sequence ATGGCGGACACCAGGCTGATCCACGGCCGGTACCGGCTGCTCGATCTGATCGGGCGCGGCGGCATGGGCGAGGTGTGGCGGGCGACGGACGAGTCGCTGGGCCGGCGCGTCGCGGTCAAATGCCTCAAGCCACTGGGACCGCAGCAGGACCAGTCGTTCACCAGAGTGCTGCGCGAACGTTTCCGGCGCGAGGCACGGGTGGCGGCCGCGCTCCAGCACCGCGGGGTCACCGTCGTCCATGACTTCGGCGAGGACGACGGCGTCCTCTATCTGGTCATGGAGCTGCTCGACGGCCGCAACCTCAGCCAGCTCCTGGAGGCCAACAAACAGCACCCGCTGCCCGTGGCCGACGTCGTCGACATCGCGCAGCAGGTCTCCGCGGCCCTCGCGTACACGCACGAACAGGGCATCGTCCACCGGGACCTGAAGCCCGCGAACATCATGCGACTCACCGACGGCACGGTGAAGATCTGCGACTTCGGCATCGCCCGCCTCGGCCACGACATCGGCTTCACCTCGCGGCTCACCGGCACCGGCATCGCCATGGGCACCCCGCACTACATGTCGCCCGAGCAGATCAGCGGCGGCCATGTCGACCACCGCAGCGACCTCTACTCCTTCGGCTGCGTCCTGTACGAGATCTCCACCGGCGTCCCGCCCTTCGACCTCGACGACGCCTGGGCGGTCCTCGTCGGCCACCGCGACACGATCCCCGAGCCGCCGCGCACCCACCGTGCCGAACTGCCGGAGTACTTCAACCGAGCCGTCCTCGACCTCCTCGCCAAGTCCCCGGAGGAGCGGCCCGAGGACGCCAGGGACCTGGGCCGCAGGCTCGCCGCCGGGTACCACGCCGGGAACACCCCCGGCCACACCCTCCCCGCCCAGCAGCTGCCCGCCCTGCCCGCCCTGCGCGCCCCCGAGCAGCGCCCCGAACAGCCGCCGTCGCGCGCCCCGCGCCTGCCGTCCTGGACCCGCGGCATGACCACCGGGCACAAGGCGACCGGCACCCGGACGCTCACCCCCACCCCGCCCGACCACGCGGCGGCCCTCACCGGCGAGTGGACGACGCCCGCTTCGCCCCGGTCCGGCACACCCGTACAGCCTCCCAGGACCGAGCACCCCACCCCGTCGCCCGAACGGCTCGCCGTCCTCGCCAGCCAGCACAACGCCGGACTCAGCCTCAGCCGGCTCGGCCGCTGGAACGAGGCGGGCGAGGTGCACCGCACCGTCGCCGCCGAGCGCGAGCAACTGCTCGGCCCCGACCATCCGGACACGCTCTCCAGTCACTACGAGGTCGGGTTCACCCTCAGCCGCACGGGACTTGCCGCCGACGCGCTGCGCGAGTTCTCCCGGGTCGCCGACGGCCGCGAGCGTTCGCTCGGCGCCGACCACCCCGAAACGCTGGGCGCGCGGCAGGAGATGGCGTACGTCCTGGGGCAGCTCGGCCGCCACTTCGAGGCGCATCAGGTGTACGTGGCAGTTCTCGCCGCCCGCGAGCGGACGGTCGGTCCGGACCACGCGGACACCCTGCGCTGCCGGCACAACCTCGCGTTCAACCTCAGCAGGCTGGGGCGCCTGGAGGACTCGTACCGGATGGCGCACGAAGTGGCCTCCGCGCGCGCCCGCGTCCTCGGCGCAACCCACCCGGACACGCTGGTCACGCGTTATGAAGTCGCCTACGCGCTAGGTCAGTTGGGGCGCTGGCCGGAGGCGCTGCAGACCTACCGCGAGGTCGCGGCGGCCCGCGAGCGGGCGCTGGGTCCCGACCACCCCGACACCCTTGCCGCCCGCTACGAGGTCGGCATCAGCCTGGGCCGCCTGGGCCGCAGCGCGGAGGCCCTGGAGCTCTACCGCACCCTGGTCGACGACCGCACCCGCGTGCACGGCCCGAACCACCCCGAGACGCTGCGCGCCCGCCACGGCCTGGGCGTCAACCTGGGCCGCCTGGCGCGCTGGGAGGAGGCGCTGACCGAGGCCCGTGACGTGTGCGCGATCCGCGAGCGGGTCCTGGGCGCGGACCACCCCGACACCCTCGTCAGCCGCCGCGAGGTCGCGGTCGGTCTGGGCTGGCTGGGCCGCTGGGGAGACGCGCTCGCCGTGTACCGCACGGTCGCGGAATCCCGCGAGCGGGTCCTGGGCGCGGACCATCCCGACGCCCTGGCCAGCCGCAACGACGAAGCACACTGTCTGGAACAGCTCGGCAGGGGCCCCGAGGCGGTGGAGCTGTACCGCCGCGTCGCAGCCCTGCGCCAGCAGCGCGGGTCCGGAGCGCACTGA